One genomic segment of Culturomica massiliensis includes these proteins:
- a CDS encoding TonB-dependent receptor has translation MKKIFIRSLLFMVPLFFLTLVTMAQGIVKGKIIDSQTKEELIGATVMVEGTTEGVASSLDGSFTLKTSKEGTQTLVFRCVGYKELKKTVKISGQPLDLGVIGMETEAIGLGDVTVTASVAVRRKTPVALSVIEPVEIENKLSTQEFPEILKSTPGVYATKSGGAFGDSRINLRGFEQANIAVMINGVPMNDMEWGGLYWSNWAGLSDVTRSMQVQRGLGASKVSSPSVGGSINIVTKTTDVKAGGSVSYALGNDGYNKIMFNVSTGLRNGWAITLLGAKSWGDGYVQGTEFEAYSYFGNISKQINENHLLSFTVFGAPQWHNQRSNYDGLSIAGWQNVEKYTGRDRQYRYNPTYGFGLHGERKTSSYNKYHKPQISLNHFWTINEKSSLSTVLYVSIGRGGGYKGLGSTSDYANMWYGSSNGTLNTYFRNADGTFAYDKIYELNATSDNGSLMAMSESKNEHNWYGLMSTYTTSIGKYFDVYGGIDFRYYNGTHTNELVDLYGGEFFVDRYRGQMSVANNANSADPNWVNQKLKVGDVVYRDYDGYVMQEGIFGQAEFNRNALSVFLAGAVSNTGYWQKNHYYYDKTHEKSKTENFIGWNLKGGANYNLTDQHNVFANIGYISRAPFYSGGVFLYAMNSNATNPDAVNEKVFSVEVGYGFRSSIFSANVNVYRTEWLDKTMTRTITLKNDDRATINMSGIDALHQGVELDFVFRPIKNVDINGMVSIGDWKWNSSSTGYFYNSSGQPLKNMDGDIASGIQAEDHAKMEVDLNGTRVGNSAQTTFAIGAKVQPLKGLRVGADYTYWMRNYAEFSVGGDNGADLVMNGYKKYETPWRMPSAGELDLNVSYRFPLGKLWGTIYGNVNNVLDGVSISDAYDGSGHNWQSAYRVFYRFGRNYSVRLKISF, from the coding sequence ATGAAGAAAATCTTTATTAGAAGTCTGCTTTTCATGGTACCACTGTTTTTCTTGACATTGGTAACGATGGCTCAGGGAATCGTTAAAGGTAAGATCATCGATTCTCAGACAAAAGAGGAATTAATCGGAGCGACAGTCATGGTTGAGGGAACGACGGAAGGTGTTGCTTCCTCTCTGGACGGAAGTTTTACGTTGAAAACCTCGAAAGAGGGAACACAAACCCTTGTATTTCGTTGTGTCGGATACAAAGAGTTGAAAAAGACGGTAAAAATTTCGGGACAACCTTTGGATTTGGGGGTTATAGGAATGGAAACCGAAGCCATAGGTCTGGGAGACGTTACCGTGACGGCATCTGTTGCCGTGCGGCGCAAGACTCCGGTGGCATTGTCCGTAATCGAGCCGGTTGAGATTGAAAACAAGCTTTCTACGCAGGAGTTTCCGGAAATATTGAAATCTACACCGGGGGTATATGCGACGAAATCCGGAGGTGCTTTCGGAGATTCCCGTATTAATCTGCGTGGTTTCGAGCAAGCCAATATTGCTGTGATGATCAACGGTGTTCCGATGAATGATATGGAATGGGGCGGTTTGTATTGGTCGAACTGGGCCGGTCTTTCGGATGTAACCCGTTCGATGCAGGTGCAGAGAGGTTTGGGCGCTTCTAAAGTATCTTCTCCTTCTGTGGGTGGTTCTATCAATATCGTGACAAAAACGACGGATGTCAAAGCCGGAGGATCGGTTTCCTATGCTTTGGGAAACGACGGATACAACAAGATCATGTTCAATGTGTCTACCGGTTTGCGTAACGGCTGGGCCATTACCTTACTGGGAGCCAAGAGCTGGGGTGACGGTTATGTACAAGGTACGGAATTCGAGGCTTATTCTTATTTCGGAAACATCTCCAAACAGATCAATGAAAATCATCTGTTGTCGTTTACGGTGTTCGGAGCTCCGCAATGGCATAATCAGCGCAGCAATTACGACGGATTGTCTATTGCCGGGTGGCAGAACGTTGAAAAATATACGGGCAGAGACCGGCAGTACCGGTATAACCCGACCTACGGTTTCGGCCTGCACGGCGAACGTAAAACTTCGAGCTACAATAAATACCACAAACCCCAGATTTCTTTGAACCATTTCTGGACGATCAATGAGAAATCCAGTCTTTCTACCGTGTTGTACGTTTCCATCGGTCGCGGAGGCGGTTATAAAGGTTTGGGAAGTACTTCCGATTATGCCAATATGTGGTACGGTTCCAGCAATGGTACATTAAATACTTATTTCCGCAATGCAGACGGAACCTTTGCTTATGATAAAATTTACGAGTTGAATGCTACCAGTGATAACGGTTCGCTGATGGCCATGTCCGAATCGAAGAACGAGCACAACTGGTACGGTTTGATGTCTACTTATACGACTTCTATCGGTAAATATTTCGATGTTTACGGAGGTATCGACTTCCGGTATTACAACGGTACACACACCAATGAATTGGTTGACCTTTACGGAGGCGAATTCTTTGTGGATCGTTACCGGGGACAGATGAGTGTGGCTAACAATGCCAACAGTGCAGACCCGAACTGGGTAAATCAAAAACTGAAAGTCGGGGATGTCGTTTACCGGGATTACGACGGTTATGTGATGCAGGAAGGTATTTTCGGGCAGGCAGAGTTCAACCGGAATGCATTGAGCGTTTTCCTTGCAGGTGCCGTATCTAATACCGGATATTGGCAGAAGAATCATTATTATTACGATAAGACGCATGAAAAATCGAAGACAGAAAACTTTATCGGTTGGAACCTGAAAGGGGGAGCTAACTATAATCTGACGGATCAACACAATGTATTTGCCAACATCGGTTATATTTCCCGTGCTCCTTTCTATTCCGGCGGGGTGTTCCTGTACGCAATGAACAGTAATGCCACCAACCCGGATGCCGTCAATGAAAAAGTATTTTCCGTAGAAGTCGGTTACGGTTTCCGTTCTTCTATTTTCAGTGCTAATGTGAACGTATACCGGACAGAGTGGTTGGATAAAACGATGACCCGTACGATTACGTTGAAAAATGACGACCGGGCAACGATCAATATGAGCGGTATCGACGCTTTGCATCAGGGTGTTGAGTTGGATTTTGTATTCCGTCCGATTAAAAATGTGGACATCAACGGTATGGTTTCTATCGGAGACTGGAAATGGAACAGTTCATCTACCGGTTATTTTTATAATTCATCTGGTCAGCCGTTGAAAAATATGGACGGAGATATTGCTTCCGGTATTCAGGCAGAAGATCATGCCAAGATGGAAGTGGACCTGAACGGTACACGTGTCGGAAATTCTGCTCAGACGACATTTGCTATCGGCGCTAAAGTGCAACCTTTAAAAGGCTTGCGGGTAGGTGCTGATTATACCTATTGGATGCGTAATTATGCTGAATTTTCTGTCGGCGGAGACAATGGTGCCGATTTGGTAATGAACGGTTATAAAAAGTACGAAACCCCGTGGCGGATGCCTTCGGCAGGAGAACTGGATCTGAATGTCAGTTATCGTTTCCCGTTGGGTAAATTATGGGGTACAATTTACGGAAATGTAAACAATGTATTGGATGGCGTGTCTATTTCCGATGCTTATGACGGTTCGGGTCACAACTGGCAGTCAGCTTACCGTGTATTTTACCGTTTCGGCCGGAATTATTCCGTTCGCCTGAAGATTAGTTTCTAA
- a CDS encoding choice-of-anchor J domain-containing protein, which translates to MIKSKYSLILPALLAFTACNPMDDVYDALDAAKQPLHEDVTYTFTAQDYSSVGYVFKNKHTAADSAIAADIKSNLRFPDKEIAKEGVAGYLSSLFPALNAQSTAAVTYAIDERDSSYLKAMMLLQKAPNYTLTPADYASIWGEAGTNYLTPGKNADKYLEKILATAVTNAQKGDLYRVTYNYSPTEPSNGHTPAPVLTSLDENFDETVTDKAAFAAEGWTNFAEKGNVRWQGNLYNGDGYVSFSSYNSNEENIGWLITPGIDLTAATKPLFAFDITLGHYNASCLQVLISADYEEGDPNLATWTDITPNFYFDIPAKGFGKKMPAGILDLSAYKTTVHIAFKYTGDGNNNKTTTYQIDNLQIGENIGVTETILLAEDFETTTHKATIQLTDWTNSSATEGANLWKGYNFDNNKSAQITSYGSAVEFFSWLITPALSVPDEPAPLFTFDIDAAYYDTDCLEILLSEDFDGSHPETASWTNLTSHFTIPQSSKYSTFKKAGTVNLKTYAGKTVCIAFKYHGDAADNRNTAYEIDNVKIHYYKRSTTPVSSGIRPAATDQVIRFALYEYNGSKWAPKANTVIVNPEDYETMGITGNSFKDASVAMQYLPLFLQQKYPYTVSEKTMHVLFELNGKTAVQEYRRTEGNWTNYNGVVPVTEQYIHNGTKWSFDPTVVFTMISSDYQALVDFVTNDPKYKIYLDEAYPSNTEWWYGANAKYNNISMLIKSRKYYDTKAGDHFLDGKEDAECREIFHQRLQEGIANHVLPARYPDAEAIKDNMQMFYLVKYATYSPTGTWQARFKGIAKGKFEYVEGSQTELK; encoded by the coding sequence ATGATAAAAAGTAAATATAGCTTGATTCTCCCGGCGTTGCTTGCCTTCACAGCCTGCAACCCGATGGACGATGTGTATGATGCTTTGGATGCCGCCAAACAGCCGCTTCACGAAGATGTCACTTATACCTTTACCGCTCAGGACTATTCCAGCGTCGGTTATGTATTTAAAAACAAACACACGGCAGCCGACTCGGCTATCGCTGCCGACATCAAAAGCAATCTGCGTTTTCCCGATAAAGAAATCGCCAAAGAAGGAGTCGCCGGCTATCTGAGCTCATTATTCCCGGCCCTGAATGCCCAATCGACAGCGGCTGTTACCTATGCCATCGACGAAAGGGACAGCAGCTATCTAAAGGCCATGATGCTTTTACAGAAAGCTCCGAACTACACGCTGACACCGGCGGATTATGCGTCAATTTGGGGAGAAGCCGGAACCAATTACCTGACCCCCGGAAAAAATGCAGATAAATACCTGGAAAAAATACTGGCGACAGCCGTCACAAACGCTCAAAAAGGCGACCTATACCGGGTAACTTACAACTATTCGCCGACGGAACCCAGTAACGGCCATACTCCGGCACCGGTACTGACCTCGCTGGATGAAAATTTCGATGAAACGGTCACCGACAAAGCCGCTTTTGCCGCCGAAGGCTGGACCAATTTCGCAGAAAAAGGAAATGTCAGATGGCAGGGTAACCTATACAACGGCGACGGATACGTATCTTTTTCATCCTATAACTCGAACGAAGAAAATATCGGTTGGCTGATCACCCCGGGAATCGACCTGACCGCAGCCACAAAACCCCTGTTTGCTTTCGACATCACACTAGGTCATTACAACGCTTCCTGCCTGCAGGTTCTGATTTCCGCCGATTACGAAGAAGGCGACCCGAATCTGGCCACCTGGACGGATATTACGCCGAATTTCTATTTCGATATTCCGGCCAAAGGTTTCGGTAAAAAAATGCCGGCCGGTATCCTGGACCTGAGTGCCTATAAAACAACCGTACATATTGCCTTTAAATATACGGGAGACGGTAATAACAACAAAACGACAACCTATCAGATCGACAACCTCCAGATCGGAGAAAATATCGGCGTAACGGAAACAATACTATTAGCGGAAGATTTCGAAACGACGACACACAAAGCAACCATACAACTCACAGATTGGACAAACTCTTCCGCTACCGAAGGTGCTAATCTCTGGAAAGGTTATAATTTTGACAACAACAAATCGGCACAAATAACGTCTTACGGTTCCGCCGTAGAATTTTTCAGCTGGCTGATTACACCGGCTTTATCTGTTCCGGACGAACCGGCGCCTCTGTTCACTTTCGACATTGATGCGGCTTATTACGACACCGATTGCCTGGAAATTCTGCTCTCGGAAGATTTCGACGGCAGCCACCCGGAAACGGCAAGCTGGACAAACCTCACAAGTCATTTTACAATACCGCAAAGCAGCAAATACTCCACATTCAAAAAAGCCGGAACGGTCAACCTGAAAACCTATGCGGGAAAAACCGTCTGTATCGCATTTAAATACCACGGCGATGCAGCCGACAACCGGAACACGGCTTATGAAATCGACAATGTAAAAATACATTATTATAAACGCAGCACGACACCTGTTTCTTCGGGTATACGCCCGGCAGCTACCGATCAGGTAATACGCTTTGCCCTATACGAGTACAACGGCAGTAAGTGGGCCCCGAAAGCCAATACGGTCATTGTCAATCCGGAAGATTACGAAACGATGGGCATTACCGGCAACAGCTTTAAGGATGCTTCCGTTGCCATGCAATATTTACCGCTCTTCCTGCAACAAAAATACCCGTATACGGTTTCAGAAAAAACAATGCACGTACTATTCGAATTGAACGGTAAAACAGCCGTACAGGAATATCGCCGGACCGAAGGCAACTGGACCAATTACAACGGAGTGGTGCCAGTGACGGAGCAATACATTCACAACGGGACCAAATGGTCCTTTGATCCGACCGTCGTCTTTACGATGATCAGCAGCGATTATCAGGCCCTGGTCGATTTTGTAACCAACGATCCGAAATATAAAATTTATCTGGACGAAGCTTACCCGTCCAATACAGAATGGTGGTATGGTGCAAACGCCAAATACAACAACATCAGTATGTTGATAAAATCCCGGAAATATTACGATACAAAAGCCGGAGATCACTTCCTGGACGGCAAGGAAGATGCCGAATGCCGGGAAATCTTCCACCAAAGATTACAGGAAGGAATTGCCAACCATGTGCTACCGGCCAGATACCCGGATGCAGAAGCCATAAAGGACAATATGCAGATGTTTTATCTGGTCAAATATGCTACCTACAGCCCGACCGGTACCTGGCAAGCCAGATTCAAAGGCATTGCCAAAGGTAAATTCGAATATGTAGAAGGCTCCCAGACCGAGCTGAAATAA
- a CDS encoding TonB-dependent receptor: MIRISIKHLVFIIPLLLGAWGVMGQKTVKGKIVDAETGETLIGATAIIEGTSIGAASDPDGNFTIYCTKEGKITLIFRNVGYEEQQKSVSLEHNVTDLGVIKLQASTVGLEEVKVTASIVSKDRATPIAISNITPEIIEERLGNQEFPEIMKSTPSIYATKSGGGYGDSRVNLRGFDSNNIGILINGVPINDMENGKVYWSNWSALSDVTQFIQVQRGLGASKLAVNSVGGTMNMITRNTDAKIGGSVYYGVGHDGFQKMAINVSTGLMSNGWAVSIAGSTTESTRGYVEATDYKAWMYFLNISKRINDNHRLSFTLFGAPQWHNQRGQMHTIQEFRDHPSGIRWNSSYGYLNGKVFNGPYAYNEYHKPQLSLNHYWKIDDQSSLSTAAYVSFAKGGARRAFGTKKNWLQYNNTTGKPYVGTNADTKLTPDGLLDYDAVLKENAASQTGSLLVLGTAVNAHDWYGILSTYTNDLTQEFKLTAGLDGRYYKGYHYNKITDLMGGSYYEGDYLAYQSKGTPKYKGDRLGYENTSEVLWVGAFAQLEYVKDNFSAFLSASLTENAYRRIDDGNYAPGDPMRKSSWQTFLPWGVKGGANYKFGRIHNVFVNGGYFKRAPYMNIVFKNNTNELTPSVKYESVYTFEGGYGLTLPKLSVNVNYYYTEWRDRGLNKNMGNGIFATMHGVNARHHGVEFEAVYKPVYNFTLRGMFSWGDWILTDNPIVSLFDSNNKLISENDQLYVKNVHVGNSAQMTAALNASYEPFDNFRVGAAWNLFDKNYADYAIEDRTSSREAGLDAWKLPRFCTFDANVNYQLTLVKNIRATLYINVNNLFNTQYIADAKDGVYHDEFSSLVYYGFGRTWTMGFKVRF; this comes from the coding sequence ATGATCAGAATTTCAATCAAACATCTGGTTTTCATAATCCCTTTGCTTTTAGGAGCCTGGGGAGTTATGGGACAGAAAACCGTGAAAGGAAAAATTGTAGATGCAGAGACAGGGGAAACCCTGATCGGAGCAACTGCCATCATCGAAGGTACATCTATCGGAGCTGCCAGTGATCCGGACGGTAATTTCACTATTTATTGTACGAAAGAAGGGAAAATAACCCTTATCTTCCGCAATGTAGGGTATGAAGAGCAACAAAAAAGCGTATCGCTTGAACATAACGTCACCGATTTAGGTGTTATAAAATTACAGGCTTCGACTGTCGGCCTGGAGGAGGTAAAAGTGACGGCTTCTATTGTCAGCAAAGACCGGGCAACCCCTATCGCTATCTCCAACATCACCCCGGAAATCATCGAAGAGCGCCTGGGCAATCAGGAGTTTCCGGAAATCATGAAATCCACGCCTTCCATATATGCGACAAAATCCGGCGGAGGATACGGAGACTCCCGTGTCAATCTGCGCGGATTCGATTCCAATAACATCGGTATACTTATCAACGGTGTGCCGATCAATGACATGGAAAACGGCAAAGTTTACTGGTCGAACTGGTCAGCTCTATCGGACGTAACTCAATTCATCCAGGTTCAACGCGGTCTGGGAGCTTCAAAACTGGCCGTCAACTCTGTCGGAGGTACCATGAATATGATTACCCGCAATACGGATGCGAAAATCGGAGGTTCCGTCTATTACGGAGTCGGTCACGACGGTTTTCAGAAAATGGCAATCAACGTATCCACCGGTTTGATGTCAAACGGCTGGGCCGTCAGTATCGCCGGCTCGACAACCGAAAGCACACGGGGATATGTCGAAGCGACCGATTACAAAGCCTGGATGTATTTTCTCAACATCTCCAAACGGATCAACGACAACCACCGTCTGTCCTTTACTCTTTTCGGCGCACCGCAATGGCACAACCAGCGCGGACAAATGCACACCATACAGGAATTCCGGGATCATCCCAGCGGCATCCGCTGGAACTCCAGCTACGGATATTTAAACGGCAAGGTATTCAACGGTCCCTACGCCTACAACGAATATCACAAACCGCAACTGTCTCTGAACCACTATTGGAAAATCGACGACCAGTCCTCTCTTTCAACGGCTGCCTATGTATCTTTTGCCAAAGGAGGAGCCCGCAGAGCGTTCGGAACCAAGAAAAACTGGCTGCAATACAACAATACAACCGGTAAACCTTATGTCGGTACAAATGCCGACACCAAATTAACCCCCGATGGCTTACTGGACTACGATGCCGTATTAAAAGAAAATGCAGCCTCGCAAACCGGTTCGTTGCTGGTGCTCGGAACCGCCGTAAACGCCCACGATTGGTATGGAATATTGTCAACCTATACGAACGATCTGACACAGGAATTCAAATTGACAGCCGGTTTGGACGGGCGGTATTACAAAGGATACCACTACAACAAAATCACCGATCTGATGGGCGGCAGTTATTATGAAGGCGATTATCTGGCTTACCAGTCCAAGGGCACTCCCAAATACAAAGGCGACCGCCTCGGTTATGAAAACACAAGCGAGGTATTGTGGGTCGGTGCATTCGCCCAACTCGAATACGTCAAAGATAATTTCTCGGCATTTTTGTCCGCTTCTTTGACGGAAAATGCCTACCGGCGTATCGACGACGGGAATTATGCTCCCGGCGATCCCATGCGTAAATCATCCTGGCAGACATTTCTCCCCTGGGGCGTCAAAGGCGGTGCCAATTATAAATTCGGCCGTATACACAACGTATTCGTAAACGGAGGTTACTTCAAACGGGCCCCTTACATGAATATCGTATTCAAAAACAACACCAACGAACTGACACCTTCCGTCAAATACGAAAGCGTATATACCTTCGAAGGAGGATACGGACTGACCTTACCCAAGCTATCCGTCAATGTCAATTATTATTACACCGAATGGAGAGACCGGGGACTGAATAAAAATATGGGAAACGGTATTTTTGCGACAATGCACGGCGTAAATGCCCGTCACCACGGGGTCGAATTCGAAGCGGTTTATAAACCGGTTTACAATTTCACCCTGAGAGGCATGTTTTCCTGGGGCGACTGGATATTGACAGACAATCCTATCGTATCGCTTTTCGACAGCAACAACAAACTGATCAGTGAAAACGACCAGTTGTATGTGAAAAATGTCCACGTCGGCAACTCGGCACAGATGACAGCCGCGCTCAACGCCTCCTACGAACCGTTCGATAATTTCAGAGTCGGTGCCGCCTGGAATCTTTTCGACAAGAACTATGCCGATTACGCCATCGAAGACCGTACCAGTTCACGGGAAGCCGGTCTGGATGCCTGGAAACTCCCGCGATTTTGCACTTTCGATGCCAATGTCAACTATCAGCTGACCCTGGTCAAAAATATCCGGGCCACCTTATATATCAATGTCAACAACCTTTTCAACACCCAATATATTGCAGACGCTAAAGACGGCGTATATCACGACGAATTTTCATCCCTGGTATACTACGGATTCGGACGCACCTGGACAATGGGTTTCAAAGTGAGGTTTTAA
- a CDS encoding DNA/RNA non-specific endonuclease produces the protein MKGIKSVSTLIAGSGMLLAMLFAACDDTDERAELSSESNLSAVPGAGGEYTLNVGAEGSWVISLSGTGSQWCNVDPLRGVDDGVVNVVIAPNDERTSRNTLLTLASGASRDTLRITQQATEENFTNVIAGRLEIPRLTGETDYKFIDHSVTYQNKTVHNYCMEYNLPKRHARWVAFKAYDVTAADNVSRTDAWGDDPQVPAEYRTTKTDYSGYDRGHLVASNDRRYSKEANEQTFYYSNMSPQLSGFNQKIWQKLEEDVKAWMQDAALRDTLYVVKGGTIADDQIIKLTGEHNNVAVPKYYYMAVLARKNDSYKAIAFWLEHKEYSQPYHLKSLTLTIDQLEEKTGIDFFPGLPDSVERTVEAVCDVNDWTWITE, from the coding sequence ATGAAAGGAATAAAATCTGTTTCAACTTTAATTGCGGGCAGCGGAATGCTGCTCGCAATGCTTTTTGCTGCCTGTGACGATACGGACGAACGGGCAGAGTTGTCTTCGGAATCAAACCTGTCGGCCGTACCCGGTGCAGGTGGTGAGTATACACTGAATGTCGGTGCGGAGGGGTCCTGGGTTATTTCCCTTTCGGGAACCGGTAGTCAGTGGTGTAACGTCGACCCGTTGCGGGGAGTGGACGATGGCGTTGTAAATGTCGTTATCGCCCCGAACGACGAACGGACTTCCCGGAATACGTTGCTTACCCTGGCCAGTGGAGCCAGCAGGGATACTTTGCGGATTACGCAACAGGCAACGGAGGAGAATTTTACAAATGTGATTGCCGGTCGCCTGGAAATTCCCCGTCTGACCGGAGAGACGGATTACAAGTTTATCGACCATTCCGTCACCTATCAGAATAAAACGGTGCATAACTATTGCATGGAATATAACCTTCCCAAACGGCATGCCCGTTGGGTCGCTTTTAAAGCCTATGATGTGACGGCTGCCGATAATGTTAGCCGCACGGATGCCTGGGGCGACGATCCGCAGGTGCCGGCTGAATACCGGACGACGAAAACGGATTACAGCGGATACGACCGGGGGCATTTGGTGGCTTCAAACGACCGCCGTTACTCTAAGGAAGCCAATGAGCAGACGTTTTATTACTCCAATATGAGTCCGCAATTGTCGGGCTTCAACCAGAAAATCTGGCAAAAGCTCGAGGAAGATGTCAAAGCCTGGATGCAGGATGCCGCTTTGAGAGATACGCTGTATGTCGTCAAAGGAGGAACGATTGCCGATGATCAGATCATCAAACTGACCGGGGAGCACAATAATGTAGCTGTGCCTAAGTATTATTATATGGCGGTTTTGGCTCGTAAAAACGATAGTTATAAAGCCATTGCTTTCTGGTTGGAACACAAAGAGTATTCTCAGCCTTATCATTTGAAAAGCCTGACACTGACAATCGATCAGTTGGAGGAGAAAACCGGTATCGATTTTTTCCCGGGTTTACCCGACTCTGTGGAAAGAACGGTGGAAGCCGTGTGTGACGTGAACGATTGGACCTGGATTACGGAGTAA